In one Lolium rigidum isolate FL_2022 chromosome 3, APGP_CSIRO_Lrig_0.1, whole genome shotgun sequence genomic region, the following are encoded:
- the LOC124699248 gene encoding uncharacterized protein LOC124699248 produces the protein MSPSTSSTSVVAVLLLLFPVAPALSPSAQTILSACKTVGGGSTYVDVQFCEDALGSVAGLVDSYQDLAGLAVGLLAHNATSTKFKIDRLLRGGGGVKLTAGNDVAVTRCLQSCQSLYGGILNDATACTAAIKAGKLGQATAILEKAAAAAKQCEDGFGKSNAASPLSAEDNDAFELAKLAVGLLRYV, from the coding sequence ATGTCTCCCTCAACCTCCTCTACCAGCGTGGTGGCTGTCCTCCTGCTGCTCTTCCCCGTTGCGCCAGCCCTTTCGCCGTCAGCCCAGACTATACTGAGCGCGTGCAAGACCGTCGGAGGCGGGAGCACATATGTCGACGTCCAGTTCTGCGAAGACGCCCTCGGCTCTGTTGCCGGCCTCGTCGACTCCTACCAGGACCTCGCCGGTCTCGCCGTAGGCCTGCTCGCACACAACGCCACCAGCACGAAGTTCAAGATCGACCGCCTgctccggggcggcggcggcgtgaaacTTACGGCAGGAAACGACGTCGCCGTCACCCGGTGCCTCCAGTCGTGCCAGTCGCTGTACGGTGGCATACTGAACGACGCGACTGCCTGCACCGCCGCGATCAAGGCAGGGAAGTTGGGACAGGCGACGGCGATcctggagaaggcggcggcggctgccaaGCAGTGCGAGGACGGATTCGGTAAGAGCAACGCGGCTTCGCCGTTGTCGGCTGAGGACAACGACGCGTTCGAGCTCGCAAAGCTCGCCGTCGGGTTGCTCCGTTATGTCTGA